The Mycobacterium paragordonae genome includes a region encoding these proteins:
- a CDS encoding helix-turn-helix transcriptional regulator, which produces MSYRELPAPARLRELVECTWVSDSPRRTRVLPDGCMDLIDMDGRVLVAGPDTAAFISDQSCAVATGIRFRPGVLPRLLGIPAAEVRNARVDLELLRPNISGLGLMPLTGRLLQHEASRETAPWRLAVLRHVTERLGSGATVHSVAGEIGWSARNLQRQCVAVYGYGPATLRRILRFRRAVRLLEAGMSAADAATMSGYADQSHLSRQVHELAGVSASQLGCGA; this is translated from the coding sequence GTGAGCTATCGCGAGCTACCGGCTCCGGCCCGGCTGCGCGAGTTGGTGGAGTGCACGTGGGTCAGCGACTCGCCGCGGCGCACGCGGGTCCTGCCCGACGGATGCATGGACCTCATCGACATGGACGGTCGGGTGCTGGTGGCCGGTCCGGACACCGCCGCATTCATCAGCGACCAAAGTTGCGCTGTGGCAACGGGGATCCGGTTTCGTCCGGGTGTGTTGCCGAGGCTGCTGGGGATCCCGGCGGCTGAAGTACGCAACGCCCGAGTCGACCTGGAACTGTTGCGGCCCAACATCAGTGGCCTCGGGCTGATGCCGCTGACCGGCCGCCTGCTCCAGCACGAGGCCTCCCGCGAGACCGCACCGTGGCGACTTGCCGTTCTGCGTCACGTCACCGAGCGGCTGGGCAGCGGAGCCACGGTGCACTCCGTGGCCGGTGAAATCGGTTGGTCAGCAAGGAATTTGCAGCGACAGTGCGTCGCGGTGTACGGCTACGGTCCGGCGACATTGCGACGGATTCTGCGATTCCGCAGAGCAGTGCGGTTGCTGGAGGCCGGCATGTCCGCCGCCGATGCCGCAACCATGTCCGGGTATGCCGACCAGTCGCACCTGTCGCGACAAGTGCATGAGCTGGCCGGGGTGAGTGCCAGTCAGCTCGGCTGCGGGGCGTAG
- a CDS encoding VOC family protein produces MDNQLASAAVGIVASDLAHSLDFYRLLGLSIPETDTPHVEIELPGGNRLLLDTEETIASFHAGWRSPASPGRVTLAFGLGAPAEVDDLFSRLTAAGHPEVVKPFDAPWGQRYATVADPDGISIDLYAPQPS; encoded by the coding sequence ATGGACAACCAACTCGCATCTGCCGCAGTCGGGATCGTGGCGAGCGACCTCGCGCACTCGCTGGACTTCTACCGCCTGCTCGGTCTGTCGATCCCCGAGACCGACACTCCGCACGTTGAGATCGAACTGCCGGGCGGCAACCGCCTGTTGCTCGACACCGAGGAGACGATCGCCAGTTTCCATGCCGGCTGGCGTTCCCCGGCTTCGCCCGGAAGGGTGACGCTGGCGTTCGGGCTCGGCGCGCCCGCGGAGGTCGACGACCTGTTCAGCCGGCTCACCGCTGCCGGTCACCCCGAAGTCGTGAAGCCTTTCGACGCCCCCTGGGGACAACGCTATGCCACGGTCGCCGACCCGGACGGCATCTCGATCGATCTCTACGCCCCGCAGCCGAGCTGA
- a CDS encoding glutathione peroxidase, giving the protein MTLADLKDIALTTLDGRPATLAELSDGATLVVNVASKCGLTPQYEALEKLAKDYGDRGLTVVGVPCNQFMGQEPGTAEEIQTFCSTTYGVTFPLLAKTDVNGEDRHPLYTELTKAADADGKAGDIQWNFEKFLVAPDGSVVNRFRPRTEPDAPEVISAIEAVLPR; this is encoded by the coding sequence GTGACCCTCGCAGACCTCAAAGACATAGCCCTGACCACCCTCGACGGCAGACCGGCGACGCTGGCCGAATTGTCCGACGGCGCAACGCTGGTCGTGAACGTGGCCTCCAAGTGCGGACTGACTCCGCAGTACGAGGCCCTGGAGAAGCTGGCCAAGGATTATGGCGACCGGGGCCTGACCGTCGTCGGCGTTCCGTGCAATCAGTTCATGGGCCAGGAGCCGGGTACGGCCGAAGAGATCCAGACGTTCTGCTCGACGACCTACGGGGTGACCTTCCCGCTGCTCGCGAAGACCGACGTCAACGGCGAGGACCGCCATCCGCTGTATACCGAGCTGACCAAGGCCGCGGACGCCGACGGCAAGGCCGGCGACATCCAGTGGAATTTCGAGAAATTCTTGGTGGCCCCCGATGGCTCGGTGGTCAATCGGTTCCGTCCCCGGACCGAACCCGACGCGCCCGAGGTCATCAGCGCCATCGAGGCCGTGCTGCCCCGATAG
- a CDS encoding DUF389 domain-containing protein yields MLHLRVIAPTESSDSVLEVLRREVGVTHIVVHRDAALDPPGDEITADIARESANDVVDDLKALGLKRRGAITLDVVDTVVSTAAYRAENEADGDPADAVVWDELAERSREESTLNATFLTFLTLACLIAAVGVVTDSPVTVVGAMVVGPEFGPLAALAVAVVRRRGYLARRAALALLVGFPVAMLVTAIAVLGGEAVGWIKLGTIRQLSQVDFIFQVGPLSFVVALLAGAAGMLSLVSAKSAALVGVFISVTTVPAAGFAVVAATVGDWEVAEQSAIQLGVNLAGIVLAGVLVLWVHLRTSSRHRANRH; encoded by the coding sequence ATGCTCCATCTGCGGGTGATCGCGCCGACCGAGTCCAGTGATTCGGTGCTCGAAGTCCTTCGCCGGGAGGTGGGGGTGACCCATATCGTCGTGCACCGCGACGCCGCGCTGGACCCGCCCGGCGACGAAATCACGGCCGACATCGCGCGAGAAAGTGCCAACGACGTCGTCGACGACCTCAAGGCGCTCGGGCTGAAACGGCGGGGCGCGATCACCCTGGACGTGGTCGACACGGTGGTGTCCACGGCGGCCTATCGCGCCGAGAACGAGGCCGACGGCGATCCCGCCGACGCGGTGGTCTGGGACGAGTTGGCCGAGAGGTCGCGCGAGGAGTCCACGCTGAACGCCACCTTCCTGACGTTCCTGACCCTGGCCTGCCTCATCGCGGCGGTCGGCGTTGTGACGGATTCGCCGGTGACGGTCGTCGGCGCCATGGTGGTGGGGCCGGAGTTCGGGCCGCTCGCCGCGCTCGCGGTAGCCGTCGTGCGGCGCCGCGGCTACCTTGCCCGGCGGGCCGCGCTGGCCTTGCTGGTCGGCTTCCCGGTGGCGATGCTCGTCACCGCGATCGCGGTGCTGGGTGGTGAGGCGGTCGGCTGGATCAAGCTGGGGACCATCCGACAGCTCAGTCAGGTTGACTTCATCTTCCAGGTCGGACCGCTGTCGTTCGTGGTCGCGCTGCTCGCCGGCGCGGCCGGCATGCTATCCCTGGTTTCCGCGAAATCCGCTGCGCTGGTGGGAGTCTTCATCTCGGTGACGACGGTCCCGGCGGCCGGTTTCGCGGTTGTCGCCGCCACTGTCGGCGACTGGGAGGTCGCCGAGCAGTCCGCCATACAGCTCGGGGTCAACCTGGCCGGGATCGTGCTCGCGGGAGTCCTGGTGCTCTGGGTCCACCTGCGGACCAGCTCACGGCATCGGGCGAACCGTCACTGA
- a CDS encoding TolB family protein, which yields MTGAPVPNKQHRRRVRVATRWIAAILVALAAAACTSSPKPSPTPVAPSLSRGPQRALFDSLFYSKAGSLYVSDPAGTPGRKLTDGPADTEPAPSPDLAHVAYIHKAATADYGGELWVLDLSPAHEPLGAPRRLVDPGALPPGFGTPEAGDGPPRVWRPRWSPTGNRIAFLEAGQGGGLLLVADAQNGQTVPHKQRMFADDNYAWAPDGQHIAWTGGRSDVSPVDVSVLTVGGTSTPVVTAANAFAVTYDVAGQSILFANGNASGEMFDGIPFAVRDGGIYSVATPGGAPANPPGAATPVLKGQAWYGDVAALSSGAVAFTQTSVDGSAKSMQVLDAHSSVARTLAGSVTADSQGPVWGPGDIVAYVDSGKHLVVTDVDNHAPKQIDTGVDAFAWPPR from the coding sequence ATGACCGGCGCCCCTGTTCCCAACAAACAACACCGACGCCGCGTACGCGTCGCCACCCGGTGGATCGCGGCGATCCTGGTGGCATTGGCGGCGGCCGCCTGCACTTCGTCGCCCAAGCCTTCCCCGACACCCGTGGCACCGAGCCTTTCTCGCGGCCCGCAGCGCGCGCTGTTCGATTCGCTGTTCTATTCCAAGGCCGGCTCGCTCTACGTCAGCGACCCCGCCGGCACGCCGGGCCGCAAGCTCACCGACGGACCGGCGGATACCGAGCCGGCGCCGTCGCCCGACCTCGCGCACGTGGCCTACATCCACAAGGCCGCTACCGCCGACTATGGCGGCGAACTATGGGTTCTCGATCTCTCGCCCGCGCATGAGCCCCTCGGCGCACCGCGGCGACTCGTCGACCCGGGCGCGCTTCCGCCGGGGTTCGGGACCCCGGAGGCCGGCGATGGGCCACCGCGGGTGTGGCGTCCGCGCTGGTCCCCCACCGGGAACCGGATCGCCTTCCTCGAGGCCGGTCAAGGGGGCGGCCTGTTGCTGGTCGCGGACGCCCAGAACGGTCAGACCGTGCCGCACAAGCAGCGGATGTTCGCCGACGACAACTATGCGTGGGCGCCCGACGGGCAACACATCGCCTGGACGGGCGGACGTAGCGATGTCTCGCCCGTCGACGTCAGCGTGCTCACGGTCGGCGGTACCTCGACGCCTGTCGTGACTGCCGCCAATGCCTTCGCCGTGACGTATGACGTCGCGGGTCAGTCGATCTTGTTCGCCAACGGCAACGCATCCGGTGAGATGTTCGACGGGATCCCGTTCGCGGTCCGCGACGGTGGCATCTACTCCGTCGCCACCCCCGGCGGAGCACCCGCAAACCCACCTGGGGCGGCGACACCGGTCCTCAAAGGGCAGGCGTGGTACGGGGACGTCGCGGCGCTTTCGTCTGGCGCCGTGGCATTTACGCAAACCAGTGTGGACGGATCAGCCAAGAGCATGCAGGTTCTCGATGCGCACTCGTCGGTGGCCCGCACACTGGCCGGGAGCGTAACGGCGGATAGCCAGGGGCCGGTGTGGGGGCCAGGCGACATCGTCGCGTACGTCGACTCCGGCAAGCACTTGGTCGTGACGGACGTGGACAACCACGCGCCCAAGCAGATCGACACGGGTGTGGACGCTTTCGCCTGGCCACCCCGGTGA